TAAGGTATAATCAAAAACTCTACACCTAGTTGTTTTCCTACAGCAACCCAATATTCTAGTGCACTATTAACTCCAGCCATACGTGTAATTGTAGGATCTGCACCATCAGCTGCTGGAATAAATTCATATTCACGTTTAGTTTGTGCTCTTAGCGTATCTATAATCAAAGAGCGAAGTTCTATAAGGTTTTCCTCTGTAGCAAAACCACGATCTTCTGGTATATAACCAGCTAAAAGATCTGTTGTTCCCATAGGCTGTATAGGTCCTACAACACCAATTGTTACCTTAGGTAATACTTCAGGAATTTCTACAAGTTGTTGCCCACAAGCCCCAAGTAAACTACTTGTTATCATTAGGATAAATCCTAACTGTATCACTTTATTCATAAATTTAACACTCCTCAATTATACCCCATAATTTTGATAATCTAAATTCTATCCTGCTTACTATCTATCTATTGTTAGATAAGGCTTGGTTCAATATAATTCTCTAAAGTAATTTATTGACTATTTTCTTTTTTCTTTGTGTCCTGCTGACAATGCAACAACCCATATACTCAACTCGTATAATATCAACATAGGAATAGCCATAAGTATTTGAGAAAAAACGTCAGGAGGTGTAAGTATAGCTGCTACAATAAATACTACAAGAATAGCATACTTACGTATAGAACGCATTTTTTCAGCATTAATAAGGTTCATTTTACCAAGAAAAAATGCAAATAAAGGCATTTCAAAAATAAGACCAAAAGCAACTAACATCTTGAGAGAAAAAGACAAATAATTACTAAGAGATGGCATTGCTACAATAGTATCTGTAGAATAGCTCATAAAAAAAACAAAAACAAAAGGAAAGACAAAAAAATAACAAAATGCCGCACCTCCTAAAAAAAATGCAGCTGAACATATAGATAGTGGCAAAATATACTTTTTCTCTTCATCATAAAGCCCTGGGGATATAAATAACCATATTTGGTAAAAAATATAAGGACTAGTAATAAACAGTGCTGCAACAAAAGCTATCTTAAGATATACAAAAAAACCCTCAGGGACACTAGTAAAAATCAATTTTGTGTCTGCTGGCATTACAGTTATTAATGGGAGAGCAAGATAATGAAATAGTATATCTGATATACTATAACATGTGATAAATACTACTCCAATAACAATAATACACTTAGTAAGCCTTTTCCTTAATTCTGATAAATGCTCTAACAAAGGCATTCCATATGGTTTCTCATCATCATCAGACATTGTTGGAGGTATCCCTCCACCATTATTGTTTCCTCCATTTCCACTTGCAGTTATTATGAGCGATGTATTATTTACTGGAGGTGTTATACCTGGAAGATATGCCTGCTCTTGTTCTCCATGCATACTTTCTACAAATTTTTCTTGTGAGCTATCTAATAACATATTGCTATCAGTATCTTTTATTGCTCCAGAGTCACTCATCATATTATCTTGTATTGAAGACTCTTTTTTCATATAGATGCCTTCTCAGCCTGCTCTTTATTAAGAGAATGTTTGCCATCATCCTTATCATTAGAAGACACAAATGAAGTAGATAGTGTGTCGCTTGTAGATAAAGGACTTTCAGATATTGTTGTCTCATTATTATCTACATTATTTTTTACACTACTTACGGTGTTACCTGCTTTAACTTTCTTTTCATGCTCTTCAAATGTTATCTCAGTATTAAGAGTATGTTGAAATTCTGAAGAAACTTGCCTAAATTCTCTTAAAGCTTTTCCTAATGTCCTTGCAATTTGGGGAATACTTTTTGGTCCAAGGACTAGTAATGCTACAAGTAAAATTAAAAGAAGTTCTGTACCACCAATACCAAACATACAATTTTCCTAATATAAAAAAATTGTTACCCTATTTAAACTTTTTGAATTACCTTCCTTTTCCTATAACTCTCTTTATACTAAAGGAAAAGATAGAAAATCTATAACTCATAACTAAAAAGTTTCACTTTAATTAAAGGTACTCCAGTAAAATATAACTATACTAAACAGCTAACTACTATAAAAAGATATAATAAAAAGACCTACATTGTAATACATATCAAGTCAACAAAGTAAGTCTTTCTATAAGGTATCAAGAACTATCTGTAGTTATCTAATATATTACTCCCACTCAATTGTACTAGGAGGTTTAGACGAAATATCGTATACAACCCTATTAATACCTTTTACTTCATTTATAATCCGTTTAGAGATAGTTTCCAAAAGTTGTGAAGGTAAACGAACCCAATCAGCTGTCATAGCATCTCTACTATCAACACAACGTAATGCTATGACATTTTCGTATGTTCTTCCATCCCCCATAACACCAACAGTCTTTAGAGGTAAAAGAATTGCAAAACCTTGCCAAATTCTTTTATACCAACCAAAACTTTTGAGTTCTTCCTCAACAATTTTATCTGCTTTACGCAATATAGTTAAACGCTCTTGAGTAACTTCACCTATAATACGGATGGCAAGGCCTGGACCAGGAAAGGGATGTCTCCAAATAATGGAATCTGGTAATCCAAGCTCTACAGCAACTTTACGGACTTCATCTTTAAATAGTTCTTTTAAAGGTTCTATAAGTTTCAAAGACATTTTTTCTGGAAGTCCACCAACATTATGATGACTCTTTATAACAACACTTGAACCTCTATGAGGGATAGATTCTATTATATCTGAATATAATGTTCCTTGTGCCAAAAAGTCTACTTTTCCAATTGCTCTTGCCTCTTCATCAAAGACATCAATAAAAGTATGACCAATAATTTTTCTTTTTTCTTCAGGATCTTGAATACCTTCTAGTTGTTTAAGGAAACGGTCTTGTGCTTGGACAAAAATAAGATTTAAATCAAAGTGTTCACGTAAGTAAGAAATAACTTCATCCTTTTCTCCTTCACGCAACAAACCATTATCAACAAAAATACAATGAAGTCTTTTACCAATTGCTTGGTTTAATATAAGAGCTACAACTGTAGAGTCTACACCACCAGATAATGCACAAACAACGTTTCCATCCCCTATCGTTTTCTGTGCTTGTGTGATAATCTTTTCTATAAATGAAGACATAGTCCAATCAGGAGCAATACCTACTATCTTAAAAAGAAAGTTACGGATAATTTGTTCTCCATCTTCTGAATGAGAAACTTCCGGATGAAACTGTACAGCATATACCTTTTTCTCTTCATTTGCGATTGCACCCACGTTAAGTGTGTTTGTTCTCCCAATAACTGTAAAGTTTGGAGGTGGAAACTCTACAGTATCACCATGAGACATCCAGACACGAGAGAAAGGTTTATGGCTAATACCATCCCAAAGAATAGAGTTTCCTTCTAGTATAAACTCAGCAGGACCATATTCACGTGTTTGTGAATATGCAAGAATTCCTCCAAAGCATTGAGCAATAAGTTGCATTCCATAACAAATACCAAGAATAGGTACATTAAAATCAAAGATAATATCATCTAACTGTGGGGCATCAGATGCTCCTACACTTGCGGGTCCCCCAGACAAAATAATCGCTGATGGTTGTAAAGAAGCTAAAACTTCTTTACTAACAGTACAAGGATACACTTCAGAATATACACCTAACTCACGTATCCGACGTGCTATAAGCTGAGTAAATTGTGAACCATAATCTATCACAATAACTTTATTCTGCATTTGTTACCTTTAACTATATTAAGTCATATTGTTGTATTAAAAATGAGTAGATAAAGACAAATTTAATAGTAAATTTAACGATATAAAATAACTAGTTATATCTATTAAGTAACTAGGGAGTATCTACTCGATAATTAGGGGCTTCTTTTGTAATAATAACATCGTGCACATGACTTTCACGTAAACCTGCTGAGGAAATAATCACAAGTTGAGAAGTATTAAATAGTGTTTTTAAATCTGATGCACCACAATATCCCATACCAGAAGATAAACCTCCAACAAGTTGATAAATTGTGTCGGATACAGGACCACGATAAGGAACACGCCCAACTATTCCTTCGGGAACAAGTTTCTTATTTGTGTCCTGGAAGTATCGATCGGAACTCCCATCTTTCATTGCATCAATAGAACCCATTCCTCTATAAATTTTATATGTTCTTCCCTGATAGAGAATTGTTTCTCCTGGGCTTTCTTCAGTTCCAGCAAAAAGACTACCAACCATAACTGTATTGGCACCTACAGCAAGTGCTTTAACTACATCTCCAGAAAATTTAATTCCACCATCACTGATACAACACCGATCCATCTCCCTTGCAGCCTTAGAACACTCCATTACTGCTGTTACTTGAGGAACACCAACACCTGCAACAACACGTGTAGTACAAATAGAACCTGGACCAATACCAACCTTAATTGCATCGGCACCAGCTAATAGTAAAGACTTGGCAGCCTCATATGTTGCAACATTTCCTGCAATGAGCTGACAATTAGGGAAAGAATGCTTTATTACTTTTACAGCATGAAGAATATTCTTTGAGTGACCATGTGCAGAATCCAAAACAAGAACATCCACTCCTGCCATAAGTAATGCTTCTGCTCGAGCCTCACAATCAGAACCCACACCAATTGCTGCTCCCACACAAAGGCGACCTTTGTCATCTTTACATGCATTAGGATATTTTTGTATTTTATCAATATCCTTCATTGTAAGTAATCCTGCTAGTTGCCCTGCTTCATTAACAACCAATAACTTCTCAATGCGATGCATATGCAAATGATGTTTTGCTTCATCTAATGTAGTTCCAACAGGAACTGTAACAAGATTTTCACGTGTCATTACTTCGTGAACAAAAGTATTGGAGAGATCTTCAACAAAACGAACGTCTCTATTTGTAACAATACCTATAAGCGTTTTATCTTGTACTACAGGTAAGCCTGAAACTCTATATAGCTGCATAAGTTCAAGTGCATGTTCAACTGTATCCTCTGGCCGAACAGTCACTGGGTCAAGAATCATACCATTTTCAGACTTTTTAACTTTTTCTACCTCCATCTTTTGCCTAGAGATACTCATATTCTTATGAATAATACCTATACCTCCAGCTCTTGCCATAGAGATTGCCATAGCAGACTCTGTAACAGTATCCATTGCAGCAGAAATAAATGGGATACTTAGCAATAGTGATGGTGTTAACCAAGCAGAAATATTTACTTTATCAGGAGTAACCTCAGAGTATGCAGGAATTAATAAAACATCATCAAACGTTAACGCTTTATAACGAATTTTATTTGTTATATCTTGATTCATACAAAAACACTCTGAGTTAAATAGATTAATCTGACTTGTGTTATTTTCATTGACTAATTTCTAAAGGGAAAGAATAGAGAAACCAAAATACATGATAACATAAAAAAATATCTGATATAAAAATATAATTCAACACGCTGATTGTCAATGTAGATTACAAGTTACCTTATTAGTATTAATTCTAACAAGCTAGAAAATAACATTTTTTTAATACATTCTGTCTTTGGTTTAATCTTCTATATATTTAATAGTATCATACTGTACAAAGTATATTTAACTATTCGTTATTATTAATAAAATAAAAAGAGAATCAAATTATGACAGAATTACAAAAAATGCTATCTGGCTATGAATTTGAATCTGAAGATAACGAAATTTATGAAAGGTCTTTAAAAGCTCAACGATATATAAAAACTTTAAACGCTCTTGAGCCAGAAAGACCTGAGCAACAACTTTCGATTTTAAAACAACTTTTTAATTATGTTAGTCCAACAGTACGTCTCCAAACACCATTTTTTTGTTCTTTTGGTTTTAATATTAACATTGGAAACAACACATTTATTGATATGAATTGTGTTTTTCTTGACTATAACAATATCACTATTGGCGAAGGAGTTCTTATTGGCCCTTGTGTAAATATTTATACTATAACCCATCCAATATCTGTACAAGAGAGAAAACGACTTGCTCCTAATAAAAATGATGCACCACTCTATAATGCTACTGCTAATCCTGTAAAGATTGGAGATAATGTATGGATAGGAGGTGGCTCTATTATTTTACCAGGAGTTGTTATAGGTAATAATACAACCATTGGTGCAGGTTCTATTGTTACTAAAAGTATCCCATCTGATGTACTTGCTGTAGGAAATCCATGTCGTGTTCTTCGTAATCTTCATCCATAATATTATATATTAAAAAATTATTCAAAAAAGAAAATTTCTATTCATTTTTCTCAATGTAATTTATTATTATTATTATTATTATTATTTAAAATTATGGTATGATGTATTTCTATCTTGATATAATGTATCCTAACTATAATATATAAATATAATTATATTATTCTTATAGTTAACCTACATTATTGTACTCTAATATTACTATGAATTTTATCTTTTTTTCTTCTATTATTGTTATTTATTGTTTAGCTATTTTTACTGCCGCACAGGCATTACTCCATAAAAAAGACTCAAAATCTGCATTTGGATGGATTGCTATAATTTTTATGCTCCCAATTCCAGGAATAATCTTTTACTGGCTATTTGGTATTGCTCGTGTTGATAGTCGAGCAAGTCTTTTGATGGGAAAAGCAGCTTATAAGGTCTTAGGTGGGAAAAAAGATCTCCATACTGGCTTTTTTGTTAAGGATCCTCAAGGATTCATTGATAGCAAAACTCTTCCTGTAAATATAGCAAAGCTATCTATGCCAGGACAAAAAATTTCTGATCATTATGTTGTAGGAGGAAATAATGTCTATCCACTTTATAATGGAGAAGAAGTATACCCCAAAATGCTTGAAGCTATTTCAAAAGCTACCCATCGAGTATATCTTTCTACATTTATTTTTGGGAACGACTTTGTTGGAACACTCTTTATAAAAACTATAAATGAAGCTGCGATTAGGGGATGTGAGGTAAAAATATTACTTGATGGTATTGGCTCGTTCTTCCCTATAAAAAGTTGGAGGGAAAAATTACATCCAGCAATTAAGCTAGCCTATTTCCTATCACCAAGCTTACTACCTCCCAAATTATCTATAAACTTGCGTAATCACAGAAAAATTCTTGTATGTGATAGCAATATTGCATTCACTGGGGGAATGAATATCTCACAACATCACTTAGTAACTCTTAAAAAGTCTAACCGTGTCCAAGACATACATTTTTATTGTGCAGGCCCAATTGCTAAACAACTCGAGATTGCATTTCTATTAGACTGGAGTTTCACTACAGGTGAAACTGCTCGTATCCCTTTTGATCCAATAAAAAAACAAGGATCAACACTATGTCGTTTAATTATTGATGGTCCAGGCTCTCCTCATGAAACAATCCATGATTTATTCTGTGCTATGAGTTCATCTGCACAAAAAAATATCCGTATTATGAGCCCTTATTTTTTGCCAACACCTCAACTAAGCGAAGCTTTAGCAAGTGCAGTATTACGAGGAGTAACTGTTGATATTATCATTCCATTAAAAAATAATCATTACTTACTACAGTGGGCAATGGCCCATCAGGCTCCTCAACTTGTAGATAAAAATATACATCTCTTTTTACAACCACCACCCTTTGCACACACAAAACTCTTACTTATTGATAATGATTATACATTAATGGGATCCGCCAACCTTGATCCACGAAGTTTAAATCTTAACTTTGAACTTGTAGTAGAAAATTTTAGTACAACACTTACTAACAATTTAATTGAATTCTTTGATAAAAAAAAATCTCAATCCTACCAACTGACTGAACATACAAAACTACCGTCTCTCCCCATACGATTACGTAATGCTGCCAGCTGGCTCTTTTCACCCTATCTATAACATTACCTATTATTCTTTAACACTATTGTCCTTTCTGATGTAAAGAAGAACTTTTTTTCTTTCTCTTTCTAAAAGAACTATTGCTACTTCTTACCTTTTCTTTTTGCCTATAATAGTTCCTTGCCTTAGTCCTACCTTTTTTAATATTTTCTCCACTAGTAGGTTGCATCATATGTAACTCAAACTCTATTTCTAACCTTAATATATTCACAGAACTTACTTTAACAGTTAGACGTTGTCCTAAATAAAAACGTTTTCCTGTCCTTACACCAAGAAGTTCTTGTCTATCCTGATTATACTCAAACCAATCATCCTTTAGCGATGCAAGCCTTACCATACCTTCTATAGGCATAGATATTAATTCCACAAAAAAAGCAAAATCTGTTATTCCTGTGACAATAGCTTCAAAAATTTTACCCTCATCTCCTTGTAGGACAAGACAACTTAACCGCTTAGTAATTTCTCTCTCTGCCTCTTGAGCTACACGTTCATGTGAATTACACTGTTCTGCAATACTAAAAAGCTGTTGCCCAAAGGGTATATGTTTCTGAGTATCTCCTAAAGCAAACTTAACAGCTCGATGCACAAGTAAATCTGCATAACGACGGATAGGAGATGTAAAATGACAATATAAAGGAGATGCTAAGCCAAAATGCTCTCCAGGTTCAGGAGAATATTTTGCCTGCATCATTGAACGTAATACCATACGACTAATCAAAAATGTCTGAGGAGTATTTTCTGCTTCTTCCAAAATACCCCCCAACTTCTTTGCATCAGGACTACCTGACAATTGGCAAGCTAAGTCTGTAGTCGCTAATATCCGAAAAAGTTTTTCTAGACGCTCAATATCTGGCTCTGGGTGTATACGGTATAAAAAAGGAATTTGTTTATCATGAAGAAATGTAGCAACAGCTTCATTTACAGCTAACATAAGCTCTTCTATTAATTGATGAGAAAAAAAACGTTCTTGACGTATAACTCCTATGACTCGACGGGTTGCTTTATTAATTAAAAAACGTGTCTCTGGAAGATCAAACTCTAAACTTCCCCTTTTTATACGATTAGCTTGTAATACTTTAGCTAACTCACTTGCATTATTAAGCATTGACAGGGTATCTATTCCCCCAGGGAGTCGACTTATTTCTTTAACTTCCAAAGCTAAATGTACTTGCTCATATGTAAGACGTGCCCGAGAAGATATCACTCCAGGAAAAAATATTACATTCTTAGTTTTCCCATCATTATCAAAAGAAATTTTTGTAGCCATTACTAAACGTTCTTCTTTTGGCTTTAAACTACAAAAATCATTAGATAAAAACTCTGGCAACATGGATTCTACAGAGCATGGGAAATAATATGAATTCCCTCGTGCTAATGCTTCACTATCTAATAATGAACCTGCTCTGACAAAATGACTCACATCAGCAATGGCAACCCATAAATCCCACCCAATATCTGTTGGATAAACACAAATAGCATCATCAAAATCTTTAGCGTCTTCACCATCAATTGTTACAAAGTCTATTACTCTTAAATCT
The sequence above is drawn from the Lawsonia intracellularis PHE/MN1-00 genome and encodes:
- a CDS encoding sugar O-acetyltransferase, translated to MTELQKMLSGYEFESEDNEIYERSLKAQRYIKTLNALEPERPEQQLSILKQLFNYVSPTVRLQTPFFCSFGFNINIGNNTFIDMNCVFLDYNNITIGEGVLIGPCVNIYTITHPISVQERKRLAPNKNDAPLYNATANPVKIGDNVWIGGGSIILPGVVIGNNTTIGAGSIVTKSIPSDVLAVGNPCRVLRNLHP
- the tatB gene encoding Sec-independent protein translocase protein TatB, coding for MFGIGGTELLLILLVALLVLGPKSIPQIARTLGKALREFRQVSSEFQHTLNTEITFEEHEKKVKAGNTVSSVKNNVDNNETTISESPLSTSDTLSTSFVSSNDKDDGKHSLNKEQAEKASI
- the tatC gene encoding twin-arginine translocase subunit TatC; this translates as MPLLEHLSELRKRLTKCIIVIGVVFITCYSISDILFHYLALPLITVMPADTKLIFTSVPEGFFVYLKIAFVAALFITSPYIFYQIWLFISPGLYDEEKKYILPLSICSAAFFLGGAAFCYFFVFPFVFVFFMSYSTDTIVAMPSLSNYLSFSLKMLVAFGLIFEMPLFAFFLGKMNLINAEKMRSIRKYAILVVFIVAAILTPPDVFSQILMAIPMLILYELSIWVVALSAGHKEKRK
- the guaA gene encoding glutamine-hydrolyzing GMP synthase, which encodes MQNKVIVIDYGSQFTQLIARRIRELGVYSEVYPCTVSKEVLASLQPSAIILSGGPASVGASDAPQLDDIIFDFNVPILGICYGMQLIAQCFGGILAYSQTREYGPAEFILEGNSILWDGISHKPFSRVWMSHGDTVEFPPPNFTVIGRTNTLNVGAIANEEKKVYAVQFHPEVSHSEDGEQIIRNFLFKIVGIAPDWTMSSFIEKIITQAQKTIGDGNVVCALSGGVDSTVVALILNQAIGKRLHCIFVDNGLLREGEKDEVISYLREHFDLNLIFVQAQDRFLKQLEGIQDPEEKRKIIGHTFIDVFDEEARAIGKVDFLAQGTLYSDIIESIPHRGSSVVIKSHHNVGGLPEKMSLKLIEPLKELFKDEVRKVAVELGLPDSIIWRHPFPGPGLAIRIIGEVTQERLTILRKADKIVEEELKSFGWYKRIWQGFAILLPLKTVGVMGDGRTYENVIALRCVDSRDAMTADWVRLPSQLLETISKRIINEVKGINRVVYDISSKPPSTIEWE
- the rnr gene encoding ribonuclease R, yielding MKRSQHRSQKTKDNTLGQKTSKIQKHKPKSYITRQSVQPGSKINGLHILSLLYNSDHPLSSNEIITRLKITKQKKQALELVLNVLQKQGQIVCTKGEKWAIASPMQKVIGTFVVQRSGAAFVIVDQQNTQKPYSDIFIRPELQNGAWDGDKVQVIVYPTKHGKNFEGQVVQILERPRKEVIVRVSQKHEKGGVVCYPVDSKLNVLFIVDTSKLPEKPIENELLVIIPTPNTNGELLMGIAQYSLGVEEDVRVQEKVVKLNYNIPCEFPLHVLKEENVAKDLFIKSKAVFYNVPYQKYDDISQCSTAIRQDLRVIDFVTIDGEDAKDFDDAICVYPTDIGWDLWVAIADVSHFVRAGSLLDSEALARGNSYYFPCSVESMLPEFLSNDFCSLKPKEERLVMATKISFDNDGKTKNVIFFPGVISSRARLTYEQVHLALEVKEISRLPGGIDTLSMLNNASELAKVLQANRIKRGSLEFDLPETRFLINKATRRVIGVIRQERFFSHQLIEELMLAVNEAVATFLHDKQIPFLYRIHPEPDIERLEKLFRILATTDLACQLSGSPDAKKLGGILEEAENTPQTFLISRMVLRSMMQAKYSPEPGEHFGLASPLYCHFTSPIRRYADLLVHRAVKFALGDTQKHIPFGQQLFSIAEQCNSHERVAQEAEREITKRLSCLVLQGDEGKIFEAIVTGITDFAFFVELISMPIEGMVRLASLKDDWFEYNQDRQELLGVRTGKRFYLGQRLTVKVSSVNILRLEIEFELHMMQPTSGENIKKGRTKARNYYRQKEKVRSSNSSFRKRKKKSSSLHQKGQ
- the guaB gene encoding IMP dehydrogenase, encoding MNQDITNKIRYKALTFDDVLLIPAYSEVTPDKVNISAWLTPSLLLSIPFISAAMDTVTESAMAISMARAGGIGIIHKNMSISRQKMEVEKVKKSENGMILDPVTVRPEDTVEHALELMQLYRVSGLPVVQDKTLIGIVTNRDVRFVEDLSNTFVHEVMTRENLVTVPVGTTLDEAKHHLHMHRIEKLLVVNEAGQLAGLLTMKDIDKIQKYPNACKDDKGRLCVGAAIGVGSDCEARAEALLMAGVDVLVLDSAHGHSKNILHAVKVIKHSFPNCQLIAGNVATYEAAKSLLLAGADAIKVGIGPGSICTTRVVAGVGVPQVTAVMECSKAAREMDRCCISDGGIKFSGDVVKALAVGANTVMVGSLFAGTEESPGETILYQGRTYKIYRGMGSIDAMKDGSSDRYFQDTNKKLVPEGIVGRVPYRGPVSDTIYQLVGGLSSGMGYCGASDLKTLFNTSQLVIISSAGLRESHVHDVIITKEAPNYRVDTP
- a CDS encoding phospholipase D-like domain-containing protein, whose amino-acid sequence is MNFIFFSSIIVIYCLAIFTAAQALLHKKDSKSAFGWIAIIFMLPIPGIIFYWLFGIARVDSRASLLMGKAAYKVLGGKKDLHTGFFVKDPQGFIDSKTLPVNIAKLSMPGQKISDHYVVGGNNVYPLYNGEEVYPKMLEAISKATHRVYLSTFIFGNDFVGTLFIKTINEAAIRGCEVKILLDGIGSFFPIKSWREKLHPAIKLAYFLSPSLLPPKLSINLRNHRKILVCDSNIAFTGGMNISQHHLVTLKKSNRVQDIHFYCAGPIAKQLEIAFLLDWSFTTGETARIPFDPIKKQGSTLCRLIIDGPGSPHETIHDLFCAMSSSAQKNIRIMSPYFLPTPQLSEALASAVLRGVTVDIIIPLKNNHYLLQWAMAHQAPQLVDKNIHLFLQPPPFAHTKLLLIDNDYTLMGSANLDPRSLNLNFELVVENFSTTLTNNLIEFFDKKKSQSYQLTEHTKLPSLPIRLRNAASWLFSPYL